A DNA window from Brenneria izadpanahii contains the following coding sequences:
- the smpB gene encoding SsrA-binding protein SmpB: MKKKKAYKPGSATIAQNKRARHEYFIEEEFEAGLSLQGWEVKSLRAGKANISDSYVTFRDGEAYLFGATITPLNVASSHVVCDPTRTRKLLLNKRELDSLLGRTSREGYTVVALSMYWKNAWSKVKIGVAKGKKDHDKRDDIKEREWKLDKARIMKNANR; the protein is encoded by the coding sequence ATGAAAAAGAAAAAAGCGTACAAACCCGGTTCCGCTACCATTGCGCAAAACAAGCGTGCCCGCCACGAATACTTCATTGAAGAGGAATTTGAGGCTGGTCTTTCGTTGCAAGGTTGGGAAGTAAAATCACTGCGTGCGGGCAAGGCCAACATCAGCGACAGCTATGTAACGTTCCGTGACGGCGAAGCATATTTATTCGGCGCCACCATCACACCGCTCAACGTCGCCTCTTCGCATGTTGTTTGCGATCCGACGCGCACGCGCAAACTGTTGCTTAACAAACGGGAGCTCGATTCCCTGCTGGGCCGCACCAGCCGTGAAGGCTACACGGTGGTCGCCTTATCCATGTATTGGAAGAACGCCTGGAGCAAAGTCAAAATCGGCGTAGCGAAAGGTAAAAAAGATCACGACAAGCGTGATGATATTAAAGAACGCGAATGGAAATTAGACAAAGCGCGTATCATGAAGAACGCAAACCGCTAA
- the maeB gene encoding NADP-dependent malic enzyme yields MDDQLKQSALDFHQFPVPGKIQVSPTKPLATQRDLALAYSPGVAAPCLEIAEDPLAAYKYTARGNLVAVISNGTAVLGLGNIGALAGKPVMEGKGVLFKKFSGIDVFDIEVDELDPDKLIDVVAALEPTFGGINLEDIKAPECFYIEKKLRERMKIPVFHDDQHGTAIICTAAVLNGLRVVEKKIEEVRLVVSGAGAASIACLNLLVALGMKHENIVVCDSRGVIYKGREENMAETKAAYAIDDNGARKLADVIPDADIFLGCSGPGVLTPEMVKTMAPNPLILALANPEPEILPPLAKEVRPDAIICTGRSDYPNQVNNVLCFPFIFRGALDVGATTINEEMKLACVHAIANLALAEQSEVVASAYGDQDLSFGAEYLIPKPFDPRLIIKIAPAVAKAAMDSGVATRPIEDFDAYIEKLTQFVYKTNLFMKPVFSQARKQPRRVVLAEGEDPRVLHATQELVTLGLAFPILIGRPNVIEMRLQKLGLQLTIGKDFEVVNNESDPRFKEYWSEYFEIMKRRGVSQEKAQREVIGNPTLIGSIMVLRGEADALICGTIGTYEEHFDVVERVFGYRDGVHVAGAMNALLLPSGNTFITDTYVNPDPTPEQLAEITLMAANTVRRFGIEPKVALLSHSSFGTSDSPTAQKMRAALALINKLAPELEVDGEMHGDSALVEAIRREQMPDSPLKGSANILIMPNMEAARISYNLLRVSSSEGVTVGPVLMGISKPVHILTPIASVRRIVNMVALAVVEAQTQPL; encoded by the coding sequence ATGGACGATCAACTGAAACAGAGCGCATTGGATTTCCATCAGTTCCCTGTTCCGGGGAAAATTCAGGTATCGCCGACGAAACCGCTGGCGACGCAGCGCGATCTCGCTCTGGCGTACTCTCCCGGCGTTGCGGCTCCATGTCTGGAGATCGCCGAAGATCCGCTGGCCGCCTACAAGTACACGGCGCGGGGCAATCTGGTGGCGGTGATCTCCAACGGGACGGCCGTGCTTGGGCTTGGCAACATCGGCGCCCTGGCCGGTAAACCGGTGATGGAGGGGAAGGGCGTCTTGTTTAAAAAATTCTCCGGTATTGATGTATTCGATATTGAGGTCGATGAGCTGGATCCCGATAAATTGATCGATGTGGTTGCTGCGCTGGAACCGACATTCGGCGGTATCAACCTGGAAGACATCAAAGCGCCGGAATGTTTCTACATTGAGAAGAAGCTGCGCGAACGGATGAAAATTCCGGTATTTCACGACGATCAGCATGGTACGGCCATTATCTGTACCGCCGCGGTGCTGAACGGGCTGCGCGTGGTGGAGAAAAAGATCGAGGAGGTGCGTCTGGTGGTTTCCGGCGCCGGGGCGGCCTCCATTGCCTGCCTGAACCTGCTGGTGGCGCTGGGTATGAAGCACGAAAACATCGTAGTATGCGACTCGCGCGGCGTGATTTACAAAGGCCGTGAAGAGAATATGGCGGAAACCAAAGCCGCTTACGCCATCGACGATAACGGCGCGCGCAAGCTGGCGGACGTTATTCCCGATGCCGATATTTTCCTCGGCTGCTCCGGCCCCGGCGTATTGACGCCGGAGATGGTGAAAACCATGGCGCCGAATCCGCTGATCCTGGCGCTGGCGAATCCTGAACCGGAAATTCTGCCGCCGCTGGCTAAAGAAGTGCGTCCCGACGCCATTATCTGTACCGGCCGTTCCGACTACCCCAATCAGGTGAACAACGTACTGTGCTTCCCGTTTATCTTCCGCGGCGCGCTGGACGTGGGCGCCACCACCATCAATGAAGAGATGAAGCTGGCGTGCGTTCATGCCATCGCTAATCTGGCGTTGGCGGAACAGAGCGAGGTGGTGGCCTCCGCCTATGGCGATCAGGATCTGTCGTTCGGCGCGGAGTATTTGATACCAAAACCGTTCGATCCGCGGCTGATTATCAAAATCGCCCCGGCGGTAGCGAAAGCGGCGATGGATTCCGGCGTGGCGACGCGGCCGATCGAAGACTTCGATGCCTATATCGAGAAACTGACCCAGTTCGTTTATAAAACCAACCTGTTTATGAAACCGGTCTTTTCCCAGGCGCGTAAGCAGCCCCGCCGCGTGGTGCTGGCCGAAGGGGAAGATCCCCGCGTATTGCATGCAACCCAGGAACTGGTGACGCTAGGACTGGCGTTCCCGATATTAATCGGACGTCCGAACGTTATTGAAATGCGTCTGCAAAAGCTGGGCCTGCAATTGACCATCGGTAAAGACTTCGAGGTGGTCAACAACGAATCCGATCCGCGTTTTAAAGAGTACTGGAGCGAGTATTTCGAAATCATGAAGCGCCGCGGCGTATCGCAGGAGAAAGCCCAGCGCGAAGTGATCGGTAATCCGACGCTGATTGGTTCCATCATGGTGCTGCGCGGCGAGGCGGACGCCCTGATCTGCGGCACCATCGGGACTTATGAAGAGCACTTTGACGTGGTGGAGAGAGTCTTCGGCTACCGCGACGGCGTGCATGTAGCGGGCGCCATGAATGCGCTGCTGCTGCCAAGCGGAAATACGTTCATCACCGATACCTATGTCAATCCCGATCCAACGCCGGAACAGCTGGCTGAAATCACCCTGATGGCGGCGAACACCGTACGTCGTTTCGGTATTGAGCCGAAAGTCGCTCTGCTGTCGCATTCGAGCTTTGGCACATCGGATTCGCCGACCGCGCAGAAAATGCGCGCGGCGCTGGCGCTGATTAACAAACTGGCGCCGGAGCTGGAAGTTGACGGCGAAATGCACGGCGATTCCGCGTTGGTGGAAGCGATCCGCCGCGAGCAGATGCCGGACAGCCCGCTGAAAGGATCGGCCAATATTCTGATCATGCCGAATATGGAAGCGGCGCGCATCAGCTATAACCTGCTGCGGGTTTCCTCCTCGGAAGGGGTCACCGTCGGGCCGGTACTGATGGGGATTTCCAAGCCGGTGCATATCCTGACGCCAATCGCTTCGGTGCGCCGCATCGTTAACATGGTGGCGCTGGCGGTGGTTGAGGCGCAAACCCAGCCGCTGTAA
- the nadK gene encoding NAD(+) kinase encodes MNKPFNCIGIVGHPRHPTALATHEMLYHWLTGKGYSVLIEQQIALELNLKGAQTGSLADIGQKADLAVVVGGDGNMLGAARVLSRYDIQVIGVNRGNLGFLTDLDPDHAQQQLSDVLNGRYISERRFMLEAHICRANQPSSSSTAINEVVLHPGKVAHMIEFEVYIDDSFAFSQRSDGLIISTPTGSTAYSLSGGGPILTPSLDAITLVPMFPHTLSARPLVINSSSSIRLKFSHITSDLEISCDSQISLPIQEKEEVLIRRSEYALNLIHPENYNYFNTLSTKLGWSKKLF; translated from the coding sequence ATGAATAAACCGTTTAATTGCATCGGCATAGTCGGCCACCCGCGACATCCCACTGCGCTGGCGACCCATGAAATGCTCTATCATTGGCTGACCGGCAAAGGTTATTCGGTGCTTATTGAACAGCAGATCGCCCTCGAACTGAATCTGAAGGGCGCGCAGACCGGCAGCCTGGCCGATATCGGACAAAAAGCCGATCTCGCCGTGGTGGTCGGCGGCGACGGCAATATGCTGGGCGCGGCCAGAGTATTGTCGCGCTATGACATCCAGGTCATCGGCGTTAACCGGGGTAATCTCGGATTTTTGACCGACCTGGATCCCGATCATGCGCAGCAGCAGCTTTCCGACGTATTGAACGGCCGGTATATCAGCGAACGGCGTTTTATGCTGGAAGCGCATATTTGCCGCGCCAATCAGCCCAGCAGCAGCAGTACCGCCATTAACGAAGTGGTGCTCCACCCCGGCAAAGTGGCGCACATGATTGAATTCGAAGTCTATATCGATGATAGCTTTGCTTTCTCCCAACGTTCGGACGGCCTGATCATTTCCACGCCGACCGGCTCCACCGCCTACTCTTTATCCGGCGGCGGTCCGATCCTGACGCCCTCGCTGGACGCCATCACGCTGGTGCCGATGTTTCCCCATACGCTCTCGGCCCGGCCGCTGGTCATTAACAGCAGCAGCAGCATCCGGTTAAAGTTTTCCCATATCACCAGCGATCTGGAAATTAGCTGCGATAGCCAGATTTCACTTCCCATACAGGAAAAAGAAGAGGTGCTGATTCGTCGCAGCGAATATGCGCTCAACCTTATCCACCCTGAAAATTACAACTATTTCAATACGTTGAGCACAAAACTCGGCTGGTCTAAAAAATTATTCTAA
- a CDS encoding RnfH family protein produces MPDIRVEVIYALPERQYLRTITLAEGSTVKQAIVASGLLELRRDIDLQTNKVGIYSKAAKLTDTLNDGDRVEIYRPLIADPKELRRQRAERTKK; encoded by the coding sequence GTGCCTGATATTCGCGTTGAGGTGATCTATGCATTACCAGAGCGCCAATACTTGCGTACGATAACGTTGGCGGAAGGGAGTACCGTCAAGCAGGCGATCGTTGCTTCGGGGCTGCTGGAACTGCGAAGAGACATCGACTTGCAGACCAATAAAGTCGGTATTTACAGCAAAGCGGCGAAACTGACCGATACCCTCAATGATGGCGATCGCGTTGAGATCTACCGTCCGCTAATTGCCGATCCGAAAGAACTGCGCCGTCAACGTGCCGAGCGTACAAAAAAATAA
- a CDS encoding YaiI/YqxD family protein, translating to MQIWVDADACPNVIKEVLFRAADRTATLTTLVANQSLKVPPSRFIRTLRVAAGFDVADNEIVRRVESGDLVITSDIPLAAEVIEKGAVALNPRGERYTPDTIRERLNMRDFMDTMRASGIQTGGPATLSQRDRQQFAGELDKWLRQSM from the coding sequence ATGCAGATTTGGGTCGACGCCGACGCCTGTCCTAACGTCATTAAAGAGGTCTTGTTTCGTGCGGCGGATCGCACCGCCACGCTGACCACGCTGGTGGCCAACCAGTCATTGAAAGTGCCGCCATCGCGCTTTATCCGAACTCTGCGCGTCGCCGCCGGATTTGATGTCGCGGACAACGAAATTGTGCGCCGGGTTGAAAGCGGCGATCTGGTGATCACCAGCGATATTCCGCTGGCTGCCGAAGTGATCGAAAAAGGCGCCGTGGCGCTCAATCCGCGCGGCGAGCGCTATACGCCGGACACCATCCGCGAACGGCTGAATATGCGCGACTTTATGGACACCATGCGCGCCAGCGGCATCCAGACCGGCGGTCCGGCGACCCTGAGCCAGCGCGACCGGCAGCAGTTTGCCGGCGAGCTGGATAAGTGGCTTCGGCAATCAATGTAG
- a CDS encoding integrase domain-containing protein, translating into MARLTKPLTDTEIKAAKPQEADYTLHDGDGLQLLIKSSGRKVWQMRYYRPLTKKRAKLTFGPYPEVTLADARQRRTAARALLVKDIDPYEHQLSLRKQALEIQSNTFKVVAERWLQLKKSSVTADYASDIRRSLEKDIFPAIGDISITDIKARTLVQAIQPVQARGALETVRRLCQRINEVMIYAMNVGLINAAPSVNISKAFEKPQKKHMPSIRPDQLPQLMQTMRLANIELPTRCLFMWQLLTLTRPVEAAETRWQEIDLDAKEWRIPAERMKMKRVHIVPLSEQALAILALMKPLSSHREYVFPSRIKPLQPMNSQTVNAALKRAGLGGILVSHGMRSIASTALNEQGFPPDVIEAALAHVDKNEVRRAYNRSDYLEQRRPMMQWWADFVKAADNGSVLEGGIRGLKAIG; encoded by the coding sequence ATGGCACGGTTAACAAAACCCCTCACCGATACGGAGATCAAAGCCGCCAAACCACAGGAGGCGGATTACACACTGCATGACGGCGACGGTCTGCAACTGCTAATCAAAAGCAGCGGCAGGAAAGTCTGGCAGATGCGCTACTACCGGCCTTTAACCAAAAAGCGCGCAAAACTGACTTTTGGCCCTTATCCCGAAGTCACTCTGGCCGACGCCCGGCAACGCCGGACAGCGGCCCGCGCCCTGCTGGTAAAAGATATTGACCCCTATGAACACCAGCTTTCATTGCGCAAGCAAGCGCTGGAAATCCAATCCAACACCTTTAAGGTCGTTGCCGAACGCTGGCTACAGTTAAAAAAGAGCAGCGTCACCGCCGACTATGCCTCCGATATCCGGCGCTCCCTAGAAAAGGACATCTTCCCCGCCATCGGCGATATCAGCATCACAGATATCAAGGCGCGCACGCTGGTGCAGGCTATCCAGCCGGTGCAAGCCAGAGGCGCGCTGGAGACGGTAAGGCGGTTATGCCAGCGGATTAATGAAGTGATGATCTATGCCATGAACGTTGGTCTGATCAATGCGGCGCCCAGCGTCAATATCAGCAAGGCGTTCGAGAAACCGCAGAAAAAGCACATGCCCAGCATCCGCCCGGATCAACTGCCGCAACTGATGCAAACGATGCGGCTGGCAAATATCGAGTTGCCGACCCGCTGCCTGTTTATGTGGCAGCTTCTCACCCTCACCCGCCCGGTCGAAGCCGCTGAGACGCGCTGGCAAGAGATCGATCTGGATGCTAAAGAATGGCGCATTCCGGCCGAACGCATGAAAATGAAGCGGGTACATATCGTTCCGCTGTCAGAACAGGCGTTGGCGATTCTGGCGCTAATGAAGCCCTTAAGCAGCCACCGGGAATATGTTTTCCCCAGCCGCATTAAGCCGTTACAGCCAATGAATAGCCAGACGGTCAACGCGGCGCTGAAACGCGCCGGATTAGGCGGCATTCTGGTATCACACGGCATGCGGTCAATCGCCAGCACCGCGCTCAATGAGCAAGGCTTTCCGCCCGATGTCATCGAAGCCGCCCTCGCCCACGTAGATAAAAATGAAGTACGCCGGGCCTATAACCGCAGCGATTATCTGGAACAGCGCCGCCCCATGATGCAATGGTGGGCCGACTTTGTGAAAGCGGCGGACAACGGCAGTGTGCTGGAAGGCGGGATCCGGGGACTCAAAGCGATTGGGTGA
- a CDS encoding type II toxin-antitoxin system RatA family toxin, protein MPKISRSALVPFSAEQMYQLVNDVSSYPAFLPGCTGSRVLSATPDEMTAAVDVSKAGIRKTFTTRNTLTNNQNINMQLVDGPFRQLSGDWHFTPLSNDACKVELHLDFEFTNALIELAFGKVFKELAGNMVQAFTQRAKEVYSA, encoded by the coding sequence ATGCCGAAAATAAGTCGTTCTGCTCTGGTGCCATTCAGTGCAGAGCAAATGTATCAATTGGTGAATGATGTCTCTTCTTATCCTGCTTTTCTACCGGGTTGCACCGGTAGCCGGGTGCTTTCCGCCACGCCAGACGAAATGACCGCCGCGGTTGATGTTTCCAAGGCGGGGATTCGCAAGACATTTACCACTCGCAACACGCTGACCAATAATCAGAATATTAACATGCAATTGGTTGACGGTCCTTTTCGTCAGCTAAGCGGAGACTGGCATTTCACTCCGCTAAGCAATGATGCCTGCAAAGTGGAACTGCACCTTGATTTTGAATTTACCAATGCGTTGATTGAACTCGCTTTCGGTAAAGTTTTCAAGGAGCTGGCGGGGAATATGGTGCAAGCGTTCACCCAGCGCGCCAAAGAGGTCTACAGTGCCTGA
- the bamE gene encoding outer membrane protein assembly factor BamE, with product MRCKTLTVVAAVVVMLTAGCSTLEKVVYRPDINQGNYLAPGDVAKIHTGMTKQQVAYTLGTPMMQDPFGSDTWFYVFRQQPGHESVKQQALTLTFSSEGVLTNIDNKPTLN from the coding sequence ATGCGCTGTAAAACGCTGACTGTCGTCGCCGCGGTGGTTGTTATGCTAACTGCCGGTTGTTCCACGTTAGAGAAAGTGGTTTATCGGCCGGACATCAATCAGGGAAACTATCTGGCTCCAGGTGACGTCGCGAAAATTCATACCGGAATGACCAAACAACAGGTTGCTTACACTTTGGGAACGCCAATGATGCAGGATCCCTTCGGCAGCGATACCTGGTTTTATGTATTCCGCCAACAGCCGGGTCATGAATCCGTAAAACAGCAGGCCCTGACGCTAACCTTCAGCTCAGAAGGCGTGTTAACCAATATCGATAACAAACCGACGCTGAATTAA
- a CDS encoding Nramp family divalent metal transporter codes for MPGSRVAESSSRTSRKIKLSLMGPAFIAAIGYIDPGNFATNIQSGAAYGYTLLWVVVWANIMAMLIQLLSAKLGIATGKNLAELIRDRFPRPAVWIYWVQAEIIAMATDLAEFIGAAIGFKLLLGVSLLEGAILTGIATFLILMLQRRGQKPMEMVIGGLLLFVAAAYIVELVFSQPELAALTKGIVIPSLPTSDAVFLAAGVLGATIMPHVIYLHSSLTQHEGEHSKAERYSATKVDVAIAMTIAGFVNLAMMATAAAAFHFSGNQNIVDLDRAYLTLEPLLGKAAATIFGLSLVVAGLSSTVVGTLAGQVVMQGFVRFHIPLWVRRTVTMLPSFIVILSGMDPTRVLVLSQVILSFGIALALIPLLAFTGNRELMGNMVNSRLVQNTGKVIVFVVVSLNAHLLVSTAFGL; via the coding sequence ATGCCGGGTAGCCGAGTCGCCGAATCATCAAGCCGCACATCGAGAAAAATTAAACTTTCTTTGATGGGGCCGGCGTTTATTGCGGCGATTGGTTACATCGATCCAGGTAACTTCGCGACTAATATTCAGTCCGGCGCCGCCTATGGCTATACCCTGCTGTGGGTCGTCGTGTGGGCCAATATTATGGCGATGCTGATTCAACTGCTATCGGCCAAGTTGGGCATCGCCACCGGTAAAAACCTGGCTGAACTAATCCGCGATCGTTTTCCGCGGCCCGCCGTCTGGATCTACTGGGTTCAGGCCGAGATCATCGCCATGGCGACCGATCTGGCTGAATTCATCGGCGCCGCCATCGGCTTCAAACTGCTGTTGGGCGTATCTTTGCTTGAAGGCGCCATCCTCACCGGTATCGCCACCTTTCTGATTTTGATGCTGCAACGGCGTGGACAGAAGCCGATGGAGATGGTGATTGGCGGGTTGTTGCTGTTTGTCGCCGCGGCCTACATTGTCGAGCTGGTGTTCTCGCAGCCTGAGCTGGCCGCTCTGACCAAAGGGATCGTTATTCCCAGCCTGCCGACTTCAGACGCGGTTTTTCTGGCGGCCGGAGTGCTGGGAGCAACGATTATGCCCCATGTGATTTATCTGCACTCATCCCTCACGCAGCACGAAGGGGAACACTCAAAAGCCGAACGGTATTCCGCCACTAAAGTCGACGTAGCCATCGCCATGACCATCGCCGGGTTTGTGAACCTGGCGATGATGGCGACTGCCGCTGCGGCTTTCCATTTCAGCGGTAATCAGAATATTGTCGATCTGGATCGCGCCTATCTGACGCTGGAGCCTTTACTGGGCAAAGCGGCGGCGACTATTTTCGGCCTGAGTTTGGTGGTGGCCGGGCTCTCTTCAACCGTTGTCGGTACGTTGGCCGGGCAGGTCGTTATGCAAGGGTTCGTTCGCTTCCATATCCCATTGTGGGTGCGCCGTACCGTAACCATGTTGCCATCATTTATTGTTATTCTTTCCGGCATGGATCCTACCCGGGTATTGGTGTTGAGCCAGGTTATCCTCAGTTTTGGCATCGCGCTGGCGCTGATCCCTTTGCTGGCATTTACCGGCAATCGGGAATTGATGGGGAATATGGTGAACAGCCGGTTGGTGCAAAATACCGGGAAAGTGATTGTTTTTGTTGTCGTATCGCTTAACGCCCATCTGCTTGTCAGTACGGCTTTTGGATTGTGA
- a CDS encoding helix-turn-helix domain-containing protein, with protein MIEQDWHPADIIAGLRKKGTTLAAVSRDAGLASSTLANTLTRHWPKGERLIAEALHKRPEEIWPSRYNSGQHQQYRDGTSD; from the coding sequence ATGATTGAACAAGACTGGCATCCGGCAGATATCATTGCTGGTTTAAGAAAGAAAGGCACAACGCTGGCTGCGGTTTCCAGAGACGCGGGACTCGCCTCTTCCACTTTGGCAAATACACTGACGCGCCATTGGCCTAAAGGAGAACGCTTAATCGCCGAAGCCTTGCATAAACGCCCCGAAGAGATCTGGCCTTCGCGTTATAACAGCGGACAGCATCAACAATACCGAGATGGAACTTCGGATTAG
- the nudK gene encoding GDP-mannose pyrophosphatase NudK: MSSPINIIEKKLLSDHWFILHKYVFDLKTKDGGTVRQIREVYDRGDGATILLYNRRKGTVILTRQFRIPTYLNGNESGMLLEACAGMLDNHSPEACARNEAIEETGYAVGQVEKLFDAYMSPGGVTERVYFFAAEYDESDHDNSGGGVEDEDIEVLELPFTQAMEMVNDGRIKDAKTIMLLQHAYIRGWFA; this comes from the coding sequence ATGTCGTCGCCAATTAACATTATCGAAAAGAAACTTTTGTCCGATCATTGGTTTATCCTTCATAAGTATGTTTTTGATTTAAAAACAAAGGATGGCGGCACTGTCCGTCAGATCCGCGAAGTTTACGATCGAGGCGATGGGGCGACCATCCTGTTGTATAACCGGCGTAAGGGAACCGTTATCCTGACGCGGCAGTTTCGTATTCCAACCTACCTGAACGGCAATGAAAGCGGCATGTTGCTGGAGGCCTGCGCCGGCATGCTGGATAACCATTCGCCGGAAGCCTGCGCCCGTAATGAGGCGATAGAAGAGACCGGTTATGCGGTCGGTCAGGTGGAAAAGCTGTTTGATGCCTACATGTCGCCCGGCGGGGTGACGGAGCGCGTATATTTTTTCGCCGCTGAATATGATGAATCCGATCATGACAATTCGGGCGGCGGCGTCGAGGATGAAGATATCGAAGTGCTGGAGTTGCCTTTCACGCAGGCGATGGAAATGGTCAACGATGGGCGCATTAAAGATGCAAAGACCATTATGCTGCTACAGCACGCTTATATTCGGGGATGGTTTGCGTAG
- the hemF gene encoding oxygen-dependent coproporphyrinogen oxidase — MPRINAVKTFLRTLQDDICRQLAAADGAGDFAEDIWQRAEGGGGCSRVLSGGGVFERAGVNFSHVSGLALPPSASAHRPELAGRSYQAMGVSLVIHPQNPYVPTSHANVRFFIAEKPGEEAVWWFGGGFDLTPFYGFKEDAVHWHQTARDLCRPFGADVYPRYKKWCDDYFFLKHRNEARGIGGLFFDDLNTPDFATCFDFTRAVGEGFLSAYLPIVERRKALPWGEREREFQLYRRGRYVEFNLVWDRGTLFGLQSGGRTESILMSMPPLARWEYQYQPEPGSPEAALYRDFLPVRDWLNDDSHGAIPTGVIK; from the coding sequence ATGCCTCGCATCAATGCTGTAAAAACTTTCCTGCGTACGTTGCAGGATGATATCTGCCGGCAGCTTGCCGCCGCAGACGGCGCCGGCGATTTTGCCGAAGACATCTGGCAGCGCGCGGAAGGCGGCGGCGGATGCAGCCGCGTCCTGTCCGGCGGAGGCGTATTCGAACGCGCCGGCGTCAACTTTTCCCATGTATCGGGCCTCGCATTGCCGCCATCCGCCAGTGCTCACCGTCCTGAACTGGCCGGGCGCAGCTATCAGGCGATGGGGGTTTCGTTGGTTATTCATCCGCAAAACCCTTATGTTCCCACCAGCCACGCCAACGTGCGCTTTTTCATTGCCGAAAAACCGGGGGAAGAAGCGGTATGGTGGTTCGGCGGCGGCTTTGATCTGACGCCATTTTATGGCTTCAAGGAAGACGCGGTGCACTGGCATCAGACCGCACGCGATCTATGCCGTCCTTTCGGCGCGGACGTTTATCCCCGTTACAAAAAATGGTGCGATGACTATTTTTTTCTAAAACACCGCAACGAAGCGCGCGGCATCGGCGGACTATTCTTTGACGATCTGAATACGCCTGATTTTGCTACCTGTTTCGATTTTACCCGCGCGGTCGGCGAAGGTTTTTTAAGCGCCTATCTGCCGATCGTCGAGAGGCGCAAAGCCTTGCCGTGGGGCGAGCGCGAGCGCGAATTTCAGCTTTACCGCCGCGGCCGCTACGTGGAATTTAATCTGGTGTGGGATCGCGGTACGCTGTTCGGACTGCAAAGCGGCGGGCGCACCGAATCCATTTTAATGTCGATGCCGCCGCTGGCCCGCTGGGAATACCAGTATCAGCCCGAACCCGGCAGCCCGGAAGCCGCGCTGTACCGGGATTTTTTACCCGTCAGAGACTGGCTGAACGATGACAGCCACGGAGCAATCCCAACAGGAGTAATCAAGTAA
- the grpE gene encoding nucleotide exchange factor GrpE — protein MSSKEQNTPDEQVLDQMDTAKGQQKEGASATTAEAADPRDERIAELEAQLSELQQRERDSVLRARAEADNIRRRAEMDVEKAHKYAVEKFASEMLPVIDNLERALDLADKSNEALAPMVEGIELTLKSLLDAVHKFGIEVIGDVNVPFNPEVHQAMTMLESDDYQPNHVMMVMQKGYTLNGRLLRPAMVAVSKAKA, from the coding sequence ATGAGTAGTAAAGAACAGAACACGCCTGACGAGCAAGTCTTGGATCAAATGGATACTGCAAAAGGGCAACAAAAGGAAGGCGCGTCAGCAACAACGGCGGAAGCTGCTGATCCACGCGATGAGCGTATCGCCGAACTGGAGGCTCAATTGAGCGAGTTGCAACAGCGTGAGCGTGATAGCGTACTGCGGGCGCGGGCCGAAGCCGATAATATCCGCCGCCGTGCGGAGATGGATGTTGAGAAGGCGCATAAATACGCGGTGGAAAAATTCGCCAGCGAAATGCTGCCGGTTATCGACAACCTGGAACGAGCCTTGGATTTGGCTGATAAATCCAACGAAGCGCTGGCTCCGATGGTTGAAGGTATTGAACTGACGCTGAAATCATTGCTGGATGCCGTACATAAGTTCGGCATTGAGGTGATTGGGGATGTGAATGTTCCCTTTAATCCTGAAGTTCATCAGGCCATGACCATGCTGGAGTCTGACGATTATCAGCCGAATCACGTCATGATGGTGATGCAGAAGGGCTATACGCTTAATGGCCGTCTGCTGCGCCCGGCGATGGTGGCGGTATCCAAAGCGAAAGCGTGA